One part of the Mya arenaria isolate MELC-2E11 chromosome 3, ASM2691426v1 genome encodes these proteins:
- the LOC128225924 gene encoding interferon-inducible GTPase 1-like produces MRRVFLSGRTQAVTKAVQTPSEGRNQTVCKEIQTDEANAVLNDSADYSMDSFEDLKMTEDLQNEYETTLITGGIAALQKKISSELNLWQNIVTRFAIIGESGSGKSSFINAMLGISGDDPKAAMVGCNECTTDCKEFQHPRKKTLLFTDLPGVGTPNFPKQSYLEAVQFESYHFFILITQCRFKENDLWLVKEIEKREKHFYFVRTKIDVDVSSDKKAHPRSHNQVSLLQEIRTKTAEQLKSVNVSPDNVFLIDNYDTRRFDFENLMERIIVDAPCLIKQSLIFSISAASSNILKEKVAALRSRIKYQAMLASIGSLAPIPGAGLLCEVGILMKEVNFYKSQLGTDKNTVQQLAMKMDMPVESLYKQLGMTSHILLASMDRFLKLCAEIAVTEATECFLKATVPVIGHLVSVAASFPVCSYTLNKLLNMCEEEAIKANKAFEQWVINQTSTPVD; encoded by the exons ATGAGGAGGGTTTTCCTTTCAGGTCGAACCCAGGCCGTCACTAAAGCCGTTCAGACACCCAGCGAAG gTCGAAATCAAACAGTCTGTAAAGAAATTCAGACAGATGAAG CGAATGCCGTGCTGAATGACTCTGCTGACTATTCAATG gatTCCTTCGAGGACCTTAAGATGACAGAAGATctacaaaatgaatatgaaacaaCACTGATCACAGGAGGAATTGCCGCTTTGCAGAAGAAGATCAGCTCAGAGTTGAACCTTTGGCAAAATATAGTTACACGGTTTGCTATCATTGGAGAATCAGGATCAGGCAAGTCCTCCTTTATTAATGCAATGCTTGGAATTAGTGGGGACGATCCAAAAGCGGCCATGGTAGGCTGCAATGAGTGCACGACAGATTGCAAAGAATTTCAACACCCACGAAAGAAGACATTATTGTTTACTGATCTCCCCGGTGTAGGAACACCAAACTTTCCAAAGCAATCTTACCTTGAAGCTGTGCAGTTTGAGAGTTACcacttttttatattgattacaCAGTGTCGGTTTAAAGAAAATGACCTATGGCTggttaaagaaattgaaaaacgtgaaaaacatttttattttgttagaaCCAAAATAGACGTTGACGTTAGCTCAGACAAAAAAGCCCACCCACGTTCACATAATCAAGTGAGTCTGCTCCAGGAAATTCGAACCAAAACAGCAGAACAATTGAAATCAGTAAATGTAAGCCCAGACAATGTTTTCCTGATCGACAACTATGATACAAGACGATTTGACTTTGAGAACTTGATGGAAAGAATCATTGTCGACGCACCTTGTCTCATAAAACAGTCATTGATATTTTCGATATCGGCAGCAAGTTCGAACATACTCAAGGAAAAGGTAGCTGCTCTTCGTTCACGAATAAAATATCAGGCAATGCTTGCTTCCATTGGCTCGCTTGCGCCGATTCCGGGAGCTGGATTATTATGCGAAGTTGGAATACTCATGAAGGAGGTGAACTTTTACAAGTCACAATTGGGAACTGATAAGAACACGGTGCAACAGCTTGCAATGAAGATGGACATGCCAGTGGAGTCGTTGTACAAGCAACTTGGAATGACTTCGCACATTCTCTTAGCATCAATGGATAGATTTCTTAAGCTGTGTGCTGAAATTGCTGTAACGGAAGCCACTGAGTGTTTTCTTAAAGCAACTGTCCCAGTTATTGGACATTTAGTGTCTGTAGCGGCTAGCTTTCCTGTTTGTTCctatacattaaacaaattgCTGAACATGTGCGAAGAAGAGGCTATCAAGGCGAACAAAGCGTTTGAGCAGTGGGTGATAAACCAAACAAGCACCCCTGTCGACTGA